A window of the Nitrospira sp. genome harbors these coding sequences:
- a CDS encoding M23 family metallopeptidase: MIGAVGMLAGYLLANLVPGGSVPSAQGAGGSYTGKQGEIIVVKVPVDDSAARVQGKFLGRSISFFRDTRLEEPKGFVGLLGIDLQDGPGTHELTVELQTDEQSRLLRYSVTVVKGKFHVEHLTLPKDKVDLDEKNLARWKAEQGQVKESLSTDSQTKLWQSGFVEPVSGKRTGIFGSVRIMNGQARNPHNGEDIGAPLGTDVAATNDGVVRITVDHIFSGKGVFLDHGLGFYSMYFHLSEVLVKDGEQVKAGQIIGKVGATGRATGPHLHWGVKLNGARVNPYALLDLPFKRTVQSAAPVSAGDPISTVGATAP; encoded by the coding sequence GTGATCGGTGCCGTAGGTATGCTTGCCGGTTATCTGCTCGCCAATCTCGTTCCGGGAGGGTCTGTACCTTCTGCTCAGGGGGCTGGTGGCAGTTATACTGGGAAACAGGGAGAAATTATCGTCGTCAAAGTCCCGGTCGATGATTCAGCTGCTCGCGTGCAGGGGAAATTCTTGGGACGCTCCATTAGCTTCTTTCGCGACACTCGACTCGAAGAACCGAAAGGATTTGTCGGATTGCTCGGGATAGACCTACAAGACGGCCCGGGAACTCATGAATTGACCGTCGAGCTGCAAACGGATGAGCAGAGTCGCCTGCTCCGCTACAGCGTAACAGTCGTCAAAGGGAAATTTCACGTCGAGCATCTCACGCTGCCCAAAGACAAGGTCGATCTCGATGAAAAAAACTTGGCGCGTTGGAAGGCCGAGCAGGGGCAAGTGAAAGAGTCACTCTCGACAGATTCTCAGACCAAACTCTGGCAATCGGGCTTTGTGGAGCCGGTGAGCGGCAAGCGAACCGGGATCTTCGGCAGCGTGAGAATCATGAATGGCCAGGCGCGAAACCCGCACAACGGTGAAGATATCGGGGCTCCGCTGGGCACCGACGTCGCCGCGACGAACGATGGGGTGGTGCGTATCACCGTCGATCATATTTTCTCCGGGAAGGGCGTGTTTCTGGATCATGGGTTGGGTTTCTATTCGATGTATTTTCATCTGTCCGAAGTCCTGGTCAAGGACGGCGAGCAGGTGAAAGCCGGACAGATCATCGGGAAGGTGGGTGCCACCGGTCGAGCCACCGGTCCGCATCTCCATTGGGGTGTGAAACTCAACGGTGCGCGCGTCAACCCCTATGCCTTGCTGGATCTGCCATTTAAAAGAACGGTACAGTCGGCAGCTCCTGTATCGGCTGGTGATCCGATTTCCACCGTAGGTGCGACGGCTCCATAG
- the pafA gene encoding Pup--protein ligase, which yields MMSAGPMKQRIFGLENEYGLIFSPNGRIYLPMEKVLGYIFEGLIPNSWPSNAFLVNGARFYQDTGCHPEYSTPECDNILELVVHDKAGERLLEACLPAAEERLREEGLSGEIYIFKNNTDSLGNTYGCHENFLMRRDVDFWKVTEQLIPFFVTRQVFSGAGKVLKVSGKPQYFISQRAQHIHEKTSSSTTSSRSIINTRDEPHSDAERYRRLHIIVGDSNMSEYATYLKVGTAALVLSMIEEGYTVHGLELEDPVKAIREVSRDPTLKKKVKLDDGRQMTAIEIQMAYLKRAGEYLNQQAHEPILDDVWDKWERMLRQLEEDPMQLIHQVDWVTKKHLIQSYVDKKNCGWDDPRVFLLDLQFHDVKRTRGLYYLMESRGHIERIVEEEAVQRAMSTPPQTTRAKVRGDFIRFARAKNRSYTVDWTYLKLNGYWEETILCMDPFSAVNRRVEELISQVSGGRFYR from the coding sequence ATGATGTCTGCCGGTCCCATGAAGCAACGAATATTCGGTCTCGAAAACGAATACGGCCTCATTTTTTCTCCTAACGGCCGTATCTATCTTCCTATGGAAAAGGTCCTGGGCTACATCTTCGAAGGACTGATCCCGAACAGTTGGCCGTCGAACGCATTCTTGGTCAACGGAGCGCGGTTCTATCAAGACACCGGCTGTCACCCCGAATACTCGACTCCGGAGTGCGACAACATCCTTGAACTCGTGGTCCACGATAAAGCAGGTGAGCGCCTGTTGGAAGCCTGTCTGCCCGCGGCAGAGGAACGGCTCCGAGAGGAAGGATTGTCCGGGGAAATCTATATTTTCAAGAATAATACAGATTCCCTGGGGAATACCTACGGATGTCATGAAAACTTCCTCATGCGGCGCGACGTCGATTTCTGGAAGGTCACCGAACAATTGATCCCCTTTTTCGTGACCCGACAGGTGTTCAGCGGGGCCGGTAAAGTCCTGAAAGTGTCGGGGAAGCCGCAATATTTCATCTCCCAGCGTGCGCAACATATTCACGAGAAGACGTCATCGTCGACGACGTCTTCCCGAAGCATCATCAATACCCGCGACGAGCCCCATTCGGACGCCGAGCGGTATCGGCGCCTCCATATCATCGTCGGGGATTCCAACATGTCGGAGTATGCCACCTATCTCAAAGTGGGAACCGCCGCACTCGTCTTGTCGATGATCGAAGAGGGGTACACCGTGCATGGGTTAGAACTCGAGGATCCTGTCAAGGCGATCCGAGAGGTTTCGCGAGATCCGACATTGAAGAAAAAAGTAAAGCTCGATGACGGACGGCAGATGACTGCCATTGAAATTCAGATGGCCTATCTCAAGAGGGCCGGAGAATATCTGAACCAACAGGCGCATGAACCCATTCTCGACGATGTGTGGGACAAATGGGAACGGATGCTCCGGCAGCTGGAAGAAGATCCGATGCAACTCATCCATCAAGTCGATTGGGTCACCAAGAAGCATTTGATCCAATCCTATGTGGACAAGAAGAATTGCGGGTGGGACGACCCGAGAGTGTTTCTCCTCGATTTGCAGTTCCATGACGTGAAGCGGACGAGAGGGTTGTATTACCTGATGGAATCTCGTGGGCATATCGAACGAATCGTCGAGGAAGAGGCCGTCCAACGGGCGATGTCCACCCCCCCTCAGACGACCAGGGCCAAGGTCCGTGGGGATTTCATTCGATTTGCTCGCGCCAAGAATCGATCCTATACGGTGGATTGGACGTATCTGAAGCTGAACGGGTATTGGGAGGAAACCATCCTTTGCATGGACCCTTTCAGCGCGGTGAATCGGCGCGTCGAGGAACTGATTTCTCAAGTGTCCGGAGGGCGGTTTTATCGATGA